Proteins encoded together in one Carya illinoinensis cultivar Pawnee chromosome 3, C.illinoinensisPawnee_v1, whole genome shotgun sequence window:
- the LOC122303973 gene encoding bifunctional epoxide hydrolase 2-like gives MEKIQHSHVEVRGLKLHVAQINVTGKKAVMFLHGFPEIWYTWRHQMIAAANAGYRAISIDFRGYGLSEQPAEPENATFKDLVDDVIGLLDSLGINKAFIVGKDFGSMPSYLVAAVHPERVIGVITLGVPFLIPGPSAIQNHLLPEGFYVTRWQDPGRAEADFGRFDVKTVIRNIYLLFSGSEVPIAAEGQEIMDLYDPSTPLPPWFSEEDLSVYASLYEKSGFRFALRVPYRSLTVDCGITDPKVKAPSLLIMGEKDYVLKFPGMEDYIRSGTVKQFVPDLEIKFMPEGNHFVHEQLPKQVNELIITFLNKHN, from the exons atggaaaagatCCAGCACAGCCATGTAGAAGTAAGAGGACTCAAGCTTCATGTAGCCCAGATTAATGTCACCG GTAAAAAGGCGGTGATGTTCTTGCATGGGTTCCCTGAAATATGGTATACGTGGAGGCACCAGATGATTGCTGCTGCAAACGCTGGTTACCGAGCAATATCCATAGATTTCAGGGGCTATGGACTGTCTGAACAGCCTGCTGAGCCAGAAAATGCTACTTTCAAAGACCTTGTTGATGATGTTATTGGCCTTCTTGACTCTCTGGGAATCAATAAG GCTTTTATTGTTGGAAAGGACTTCGGATCCATGCCGTCATACCTAGTGGCAGCTGTCCACCCAGAAAGGGTGATAGGCGTCATAACACTTGGTGTTCCTTTCTTAATACCTGGTCCTTCCGCCATCCAAAATCACCTCCTTCCTGAAGGCTTCTACGTAACGAGGTGGCAG GACCCAGGAAGGGCAGAAGCGGATTTTGGCCGTTTTGATGTGAAGACAGTGATAAGGAACATCTATCTTCTCTTCTCAGGAAGTGAGGTTCCCATAGCAGCAGAGGGTCAAGAAATCATGGACTTGTATGACCCATCTACTCCTCTGCCACCATGGTTCTCCGAGGAAGATCTCTCAGTCTATGCATCCTTATATGAGAAATCTGGATTCCGTTTTGCATTGCGGGTTCCCTACAG GAGTTTAACAGTGGACTGTGGCATAACTGACCCAAAAGTCAAAGCTCCATCGCTGCTAATTATGGGTGAGAAGGactatgttttgaaatttccaGGAATGGAGGATTATATAAGAAGTGGGACGGTTAAGCAATTTGTACCTGATTTAGAAATCAAATTCATGCCAGAAGGGAACCATTTTGTCCATGAACAGCTTCCAAAGCAAGTGAATGAGCTCATCATCACCTTCCTCAACAAACATAATTAG